GAGCACGGCGTCATCGGCGAAATAATTGCCGTCATGATGCGCCACCGGGATGGTGATCGTCTGTCCGGCGTCGTAGCGCGCGGTGAACAGCGACTGCGCATTCTCCACCGTCAGCACGGCGTCGCGGCAAATGAAAGTCTGTTGCTTGTTGCGCATCAGGGCACCCGGCAACAGCCGCGACTCGGTCAGGACCTGGAACCCGTTGCACACGCCCAGAACCGGCACACCGCGGCCTGCTGCCGCCACGATCTCGCGCATGATCGGGCTGTTCGCCGCCATGGCGCCGGAACGCAGGTAATCGCCGTAGGAAAAACCGCCGGGCAGGGCGATGAAATCGAGGTCGGCAGGCAGTTCGCTGTCGCCGTGCCAGACACGCTGCGGCGTGGTTCCGGTGACCAGTTCGATGCCCACCGCCATGTCGCGGTCGCAATTGGAACCAGGGAAGGTAACGACAGCGCTCTTCATCGGATCAGCCCACCTTCTCGATGCGGTAATCCTCGATCACCGTATTGGCGAGAAGCTGCTCGCACATCTTTTCCAGCTGCTCGTCTCCGGTCCCGTCCGCT
This is a stretch of genomic DNA from Erythrobacteraceae bacterium WH01K. It encodes these proteins:
- the purQ gene encoding phosphoribosylformylglycinamidine synthase subunit PurQ, producing the protein MKSAVVTFPGSNCDRDMAVGIELVTGTTPQRVWHGDSELPADLDFIALPGGFSYGDYLRSGAMAANSPIMREIVAAAGRGVPVLGVCNGFQVLTESRLLPGALMRNKQQTFICRDAVLTVENAQSLFTARYDAGQTITIPVAHHDGNYFADDAVLDRLEGEGRVAFRYADNVNGSQRGIAGVLNEAGNVLGMMPHPERAVEDAHGRTDGRGIFESVLDALAPA